The Marinobacter salsuginis genomic interval GGGTTGCGGATCTGGTCCCACAGGCTTTGCGCATAGGACGTCGGCTCCACCTGCCTTCCCCGTTTAACAAATAGAGGATCCTTCCAGGCGATGCGCATTCGGGAAACTACATTCGAAACCGCAGGCTGGGTCATGCCCAGGCGGTCCGCCGCTCGTGTAATGGAGCCTTCAGTCATGATGGCGCTGAAGACATGCAACAAGTTGAGTTCCTGATTTTTCATGGTGCCTCGCTTGTGTTTAAAGAGGACATCGGAGAGAACGTGATACCTGTTTCTCAGACGCCCTGGAGGCCCGACTGTTACTGAAACCAAGCAAGATTCCCTGAACTCATTTGGTTCGATTGACTGGACATCACGGGCACTTCCACCTAGCATCATGCATATACACTTAAACACAGGGAAACCCATCGTGTCCGGGCACTCATTAGACCAGGAAACAACGCCTCTTTACGTTGCCAGAACCTGCGCCGCTCTCTACTCCCGCGTGTTTTCCAGGCTGGTAACCCGTCATTACAACCATCATCTTTCGGACACCGGCCTCAGGATTACGCAGTTCTCTATTCTGAATGCCATCAAACTGTCGCCGCCAAACTCTATTAACGAGTTGGCTGAGCTCCTCGGAATGGAGCGCACATCCCTTCAGCGCACGGTTGAAAAACTAATCGCCAAGGGATTTCTGCAATCCCAGCCTACAGGGCATAAGCGTTCACTGGGGCTTTCATTGACGACGGAGGGCGAAGACATTTACGTGCAGGCACTGGCCAGGTGGGAGGAAGCTCACGATGAGTTCACCAACATGGTGGGTGCAGATGACTGGTCAGAGACCGTGGGAAAGCTCCGGCGCTACAGCAGTAAACTCCAGTCGACCCTCTGACACCTCTACAGCCTCAATCACGCATGGCCTCGAGCAGGGCTTCGACCTCTGATTGAGTATAGCGAGGGGTAATATGCTGCGGACAATTCCAGTCAAAGGCTTCAACTCGAATGATCATGCCCTTCTCTACCTGGGCGTTATAATCGCCATCCTGCAATTGCTCAAGAATCTCAGGCTGGTCTGAGCCGACCAGTGCCATCCGCCCGAGCAGTTTCAGCCGCCTTCTGTTTGGGTAGTCCATCAGGAACAGAGCGACTCGGTCATTGGTAAGCACGTTGCCCGTGGTGATGTATTGGCGATTGCCGGAGTAATCGGCAAAGCCGATTGTCGATTGATCTATCACTTTCAAAAAACCGGCCGGTCCTCCCCGGTGCTGAATGTAGGGCCAACCGGTTTCGCTGACACTGGCAATGTAAAAGC includes:
- a CDS encoding pyridoxamine 5'-phosphate oxidase family protein yields the protein MAHKFAEIAFTRMVKQVQEKMGSRSGYSSIESGPDRNNLLRDRERGFIEARDSFYIASVSETGWPYIQHRGGPAGFLKVIDQSTIGFADYSGNRQYITTGNVLTNDRVALFLMDYPNRRRLKLLGRMALVGSDQPEILEQLQDGDYNAQVEKGMIIRVEAFDWNCPQHITPRYTQSEVEALLEAMRD
- a CDS encoding MarR family winged helix-turn-helix transcriptional regulator — its product is MSGHSLDQETTPLYVARTCAALYSRVFSRLVTRHYNHHLSDTGLRITQFSILNAIKLSPPNSINELAELLGMERTSLQRTVEKLIAKGFLQSQPTGHKRSLGLSLTTEGEDIYVQALARWEEAHDEFTNMVGADDWSETVGKLRRYSSKLQSTL